A portion of the Aquicoccus sp. G2-2 genome contains these proteins:
- a CDS encoding TRAP transporter substrate-binding protein — protein MKRRSLLSGVAASALALALTPKASQAQEVTLRLHQFLPAPATVPKHILKPWAKRVEDASGGKVKIEHFDSMALGGKPPDLMDQAIDGVVDMIMTVVGYTPGRFPRTEVFELPFMMTDPVATSKAFQDLVESDLQDGEYKDMKVLGAWVHGPGVIHSTSGVNTLEDMAGLKLRAPTRVTNDMLKELGATPVGMPVPAIPEALSKGVIDGAVIPWEVTPALKLSELAHNHTEFTGKEALYTATIVLVMNKAKYESLPDDIRAAIDAESGQKLAEFGGQVMSDYDKPGREIAVKAGNTIVQLPPDEVARFKAKAEPVIDRWVAEMDSKGIDGRGLIDQAKSLIKKHGG, from the coding sequence ATGAAACGTCGCAGTCTTCTATCGGGGGTGGCCGCATCGGCCCTTGCCCTTGCATTGACACCAAAGGCATCGCAAGCACAGGAAGTCACGCTTCGGTTGCACCAATTCCTGCCAGCGCCCGCAACTGTGCCCAAGCATATCCTCAAGCCTTGGGCGAAACGGGTGGAAGACGCCTCGGGTGGCAAGGTCAAGATTGAACATTTCGATTCGATGGCGCTTGGCGGCAAGCCCCCCGATCTGATGGATCAGGCGATTGATGGCGTGGTGGACATGATCATGACAGTGGTGGGCTACACCCCCGGCCGCTTCCCAAGAACCGAAGTGTTCGAACTGCCCTTCATGATGACCGATCCCGTTGCCACCTCGAAAGCGTTTCAGGACTTGGTGGAAAGCGACCTACAGGACGGCGAATACAAGGACATGAAAGTGCTGGGCGCATGGGTGCATGGGCCGGGTGTCATTCATAGCACCAGCGGCGTCAACACGCTCGAAGATATGGCCGGCCTGAAACTGCGCGCACCAACCCGCGTCACCAACGACATGCTCAAGGAACTGGGCGCGACCCCGGTCGGTATGCCGGTGCCTGCGATCCCCGAAGCACTTTCGAAAGGGGTGATTGACGGGGCTGTGATCCCGTGGGAGGTCACTCCGGCGCTCAAGCTTTCTGAGCTGGCGCATAACCACACCGAATTCACCGGCAAAGAGGCGCTATATACCGCCACCATCGTTCTGGTGATGAACAAGGCCAAGTACGAAAGTCTGCCTGACGATATCCGCGCCGCGATTGATGCGGAATCCGGGCAGAAGCTGGCCGAATTCGGTGGGCAGGTGATGTCTGATTATGACAAGCCGGGCCGTGAAATCGCAGTCAAGGCAGGCAACACCATCGTGCAGCTTCCGCCCGACGAAGTTGCCCGGTTCAAAGCCAAAGCAGAGCCGGTGATTGATCGCTGGGTGGCCGAGATGGACAGCAAAGGTATTGATGGCCGCGGATTGATCGACCAGGCGAAAAGCCTGATCAAGAAGCACGGCGGCTGA
- a CDS encoding cytochrome P450, which yields MTTATLDRVPVDKTITIAQLESDPYAIFRRLRAEAPVMRVPAINRILLTKAADTKYVKENWELFSSDDPRTPMKRAFLAHTLMRKDGAEHAAERGAMAPAFNPKVIKGCWQPLYTQIADDYIARLPRGETVDLFSALAAPYAARCLTHLLGIPEATDAEMIYWSQSLIDGAGNFAGDPKLFEISDKANAQMIAQFTRSAERLKAEPDASALSVMLHAEDPIPLSQIHANIKIAIGGGINEPRDALLTILYGLFTNPDQLHACVNDGLWSAAFEEGVRWVAPIQASSRLVMEDTELRGLAIAKGEVVMTSQASACHDEELYEAPEKYNIFRPKTPHQAFSNGPHFCQGTHIARRMLADILLPRLFDRFPNMRLVDPASVKFWGFGFRGPLSLPVELN from the coding sequence ATGACAACCGCCACCTTGGACCGCGTGCCCGTCGATAAGACGATCACAATCGCGCAGCTGGAAAGCGACCCTTATGCTATCTTCCGCCGCCTGCGTGCCGAAGCGCCGGTAATGCGCGTGCCCGCCATAAACCGGATTCTGCTGACCAAGGCGGCTGATACCAAATACGTGAAGGAAAACTGGGAGCTGTTCAGCTCGGATGATCCGCGCACCCCGATGAAACGCGCGTTCCTTGCCCATACCCTGATGCGCAAGGACGGGGCCGAACACGCCGCCGAGCGTGGAGCCATGGCACCTGCGTTTAATCCGAAAGTGATCAAGGGCTGCTGGCAGCCGCTTTATACCCAGATTGCCGACGACTACATCGCCCGCCTGCCGCGCGGCGAAACCGTCGATCTATTTAGCGCGCTTGCTGCACCCTACGCGGCACGCTGCCTTACGCATCTGCTTGGCATCCCCGAGGCCACCGATGCAGAGATGATATACTGGTCGCAGTCGCTTATTGACGGCGCCGGAAACTTTGCCGGAGACCCGAAACTTTTCGAGATTTCCGACAAGGCCAATGCGCAGATGATCGCCCAGTTCACCCGCAGCGCCGAGCGCCTCAAGGCCGAGCCAGACGCCTCTGCGCTTTCGGTCATGCTCCACGCCGAAGACCCAATTCCGCTGAGCCAGATTCACGCCAATATCAAGATTGCCATCGGTGGCGGCATCAACGAGCCGAGAGATGCGTTGCTGACCATCCTCTACGGCCTTTTTACCAACCCCGACCAGCTTCATGCCTGCGTCAACGACGGGCTGTGGAGCGCCGCCTTCGAGGAAGGCGTGCGGTGGGTCGCCCCGATTCAGGCAAGCTCGCGGTTGGTAATGGAAGACACCGAACTTCGCGGCCTGGCCATTGCCAAGGGCGAGGTGGTGATGACTTCGCAAGCCTCTGCTTGCCACGATGAAGAGCTCTACGAGGCCCCGGAAAAATACAACATCTTCCGCCCGAAGACCCCGCATCAGGCGTTCAGCAACGGACCGCATTTTTGTCAGGGCACCCATATCGCCCGGCGGATGCTGGCCGATATTCTGCTGCCACGCCTGTTTGATCGCTTCCCCAACATGCGGCTGGTTGATCCGGCATCGGTAAAATTCTGGGGCTTTGGATTTCGCGGCCCGCTAAGCCTGCCGGTAGAGCTTAACTGA